A single genomic interval of Lentimicrobium saccharophilum harbors:
- a CDS encoding T9SS type A sorting domain-containing protein, whose translation MHNDRSFFLLVALVFCFDFQVKSQINAGPDVTICQGETVTLFAEAEGGYGTDSYTFEVYPYQPETYSGGTPVTFGGNQDDQIAGPFNIGFQFCFFNQYYSQFYIGSNGWVGFSYNSSWTTYTSAPIPSTSSTVPKNCIMAPWQDWHPGVTSAYGPPYVFYKTIGTAPNRKLVVYWYECPMFSCTSTRGSFQIVLNEQSSIVENHLTNKPNCLTWAGGTATQGVHNSNGSTAFTATGRNSTQWVVTNESTRFVPSGIKWYTGGYPGGTIVGYGPELIVTPSVTTVYTAVVNLCGGQVFSDNVTVTVIPQDNAGFGYGSSTLCQSGFSGNPVTPYPGGIYFATPPGLSINASTGNINLGASNPGTYTISHITQGSCPDTASILLTVVTSPSATFGYPQPGYCVTAINPLPVFAPGSSAGTFSATPPGLVFASIYTGEINLAASAQGTYQVTNTIPPSAACPQVVFSTMVQIYSVPPAGAPIQGPTALCENPPNTVFSTPPLANTTSYLWGMSPPSAGTIQGSGTSAMVNWADNFIGTAYIQVRGVNDCGTGPGSPPLQVNINPLPKETGTPVGPAALCQGAGLTTYFTSGSAFADHYEWTLLPSSAGIVVGNGQQITLSWSASFSGTAQLAVRGVNECGSSVWSDPLVIEVSPLPSQAMQPQGPDFFCSGGATGIYTTQIALNASGYNWSIDPSGAGVVTGSGNAVSVNWDPAFSGIANLRVAVVNNCGTGPFSPALQVEIAPGPQVSAGNDTTVIFGASVILKGSVQGGGNPVLCHWEPASLLLNPDVMRPETLPLQATVLFTLTSTDAVNGCAASDEVWIEVAGSPLTISAFADPPALCAGEGTALSVQALGGAGSGYQYSWLINGVLFSNLQYPFVMPDVSTVYEVVVFDGTSSVSAQVSVEVWPLPAASAGQDIFLQTGSSAQLQGSASPTGNYSFSWSPADSLINPFVADPLTIPLYTSNLFFLTVTDHHGCSSPPDQVSVIVQGGMLNASPVANPDTICLGSSTTLLALPFGGIQSGYYYRWYDGNTLISEQSEVNVSPLASTAYRLEVGDGMSLIERIVPVTVINLPAINLIAPGVPHEDNTILACVFDTINITLPSEEVSFLWSDGSTGNFIQLWTSGITFDFRQLWVIVTDLSTGCFSRAEVNVLFNFINCSYGIDESGDFNDVVVFPNPARETVCIRILPFVSGDIQLRLYDIRGRLLAAHNFSGENSDPACFGLEGFPEGMYLLKIGTDTGYFVKKLIINR comes from the coding sequence ATGCATAATGACCGGAGTTTTTTTCTTTTGGTGGCGTTGGTTTTTTGTTTTGATTTTCAGGTAAAATCACAAATTAATGCAGGGCCGGATGTTACCATTTGTCAGGGTGAAACGGTAACATTGTTTGCTGAGGCAGAAGGTGGCTATGGTACCGATAGCTATACCTTTGAAGTCTATCCGTATCAACCTGAGACTTATTCCGGCGGGACACCGGTGACCTTTGGCGGAAATCAGGACGACCAGATTGCCGGTCCGTTTAATATCGGGTTTCAGTTCTGCTTCTTCAACCAATATTACTCGCAATTCTACATTGGTTCCAACGGTTGGGTCGGATTTTCCTACAATTCATCCTGGACAACTTACACCTCTGCACCCATTCCCAGCACAAGCAGTACAGTGCCTAAAAACTGCATTATGGCGCCCTGGCAGGATTGGCATCCGGGCGTGACTTCAGCCTACGGTCCACCATATGTTTTTTATAAAACCATCGGCACAGCCCCAAACCGTAAACTGGTAGTTTACTGGTATGAATGTCCGATGTTCAGTTGTACCTCAACCCGCGGGTCTTTCCAGATAGTCCTGAACGAACAGAGCAGCATTGTCGAGAATCATCTCACCAACAAGCCCAACTGCCTTACATGGGCAGGTGGAACAGCTACCCAGGGTGTTCATAACAGCAATGGTTCCACAGCCTTTACAGCGACAGGACGGAATTCCACCCAATGGGTGGTTACGAACGAAAGCACCCGGTTTGTCCCAAGCGGGATCAAATGGTATACCGGTGGTTACCCGGGAGGTACCATTGTTGGATACGGGCCGGAGCTTATTGTAACGCCTTCAGTGACAACGGTATATACCGCCGTGGTAAATCTTTGCGGTGGCCAGGTTTTTTCCGATAATGTTACAGTCACTGTTATTCCCCAGGATAACGCGGGTTTTGGTTACGGATCCTCAACGCTTTGCCAGAGTGGCTTCTCAGGCAATCCTGTTACACCTTATCCCGGAGGTATTTATTTTGCCACTCCTCCCGGATTGTCGATCAATGCTTCAACCGGTAATATAAATCTGGGTGCGAGTAATCCGGGGACCTATACCATTTCTCACATCACGCAAGGTTCCTGCCCTGACACGGCAAGTATTTTACTTACAGTGGTTACCTCGCCTTCTGCCACATTTGGATATCCGCAGCCGGGTTATTGTGTCACGGCGATCAATCCGCTTCCGGTTTTTGCGCCGGGTTCTTCAGCCGGCACTTTTTCTGCAACACCACCAGGATTGGTATTTGCGAGCATCTACACCGGGGAGATCAACCTGGCGGCTTCTGCACAAGGAACTTACCAGGTTACCAATACCATTCCTCCTTCTGCTGCCTGCCCGCAGGTCGTATTTTCAACTATGGTGCAGATTTATTCAGTTCCTCCGGCCGGCGCCCCGATCCAGGGGCCAACAGCCCTCTGCGAGAATCCGCCCAATACGGTCTTCAGTACACCCCCCCTTGCCAATACAACGAGTTACCTTTGGGGAATGTCCCCTCCATCGGCCGGAACCATCCAGGGCAGCGGAACATCTGCAATGGTCAACTGGGCCGATAATTTTATAGGGACAGCTTATATTCAGGTAAGAGGTGTTAATGATTGCGGAACCGGTCCGGGTTCGCCTCCGTTGCAGGTAAATATAAACCCCTTGCCCAAGGAAACCGGAACACCGGTCGGCCCTGCGGCTTTGTGCCAGGGTGCTGGGCTTACAACCTATTTTACTTCAGGTTCCGCTTTTGCCGACCATTACGAATGGACGCTCTTGCCTTCGTCAGCCGGAATTGTTGTTGGCAATGGACAACAGATCACCCTGTCGTGGTCTGCTTCATTTTCCGGCACAGCCCAACTGGCCGTCAGGGGCGTGAATGAATGTGGTTCATCTGTATGGTCTGACCCGCTCGTGATAGAAGTAAGTCCATTGCCATCGCAGGCAATGCAGCCTCAGGGTCCGGATTTTTTCTGCTCCGGAGGAGCTACGGGCATTTACACCACTCAGATTGCACTGAATGCTTCAGGCTATAACTGGTCCATTGATCCTTCAGGTGCCGGTGTGGTTACAGGCAGCGGGAATGCGGTTTCAGTGAACTGGGATCCGGCATTTTCCGGTATCGCCAATCTCAGGGTGGCCGTTGTCAATAACTGCGGTACCGGCCCTTTTTCGCCTGCACTGCAGGTTGAGATTGCACCCGGTCCCCAGGTAAGCGCGGGGAATGATACTACGGTAATCTTTGGCGCGTCAGTTATACTGAAGGGCAGTGTTCAGGGAGGAGGCAACCCGGTGCTTTGTCACTGGGAACCTGCTTCACTGTTGCTCAACCCGGATGTGATGCGGCCCGAAACCCTGCCTCTTCAGGCAACAGTACTCTTTACATTAACATCCACCGATGCGGTAAATGGTTGTGCTGCCAGCGATGAGGTTTGGATTGAAGTAGCCGGCAGTCCTCTGACCATTTCAGCTTTTGCAGACCCGCCGGCATTATGCGCGGGAGAAGGAACCGCACTCTCGGTTCAGGCATTGGGCGGCGCAGGTTCAGGTTATCAATACAGCTGGCTGATTAACGGAGTGTTATTCAGTAACCTTCAGTATCCTTTTGTAATGCCTGATGTAAGTACTGTTTATGAAGTGGTGGTTTTCGACGGAACCTCCTCCGTTTCTGCCCAGGTAAGCGTTGAGGTCTGGCCGTTACCGGCAGCCAGTGCCGGGCAAGATATTTTTCTGCAGACAGGCAGCAGTGCCCAACTCCAGGGCAGCGCCTCACCCACGGGAAATTACAGCTTCTCCTGGTCTCCGGCCGATTCGCTGATTAACCCCTTTGTGGCCGATCCTTTAACCATCCCTCTGTATACCAGTAATCTGTTTTTTCTCACAGTCACCGATCACCATGGATGTTCAAGCCCTCCCGATCAGGTCAGCGTTATTGTTCAGGGTGGTATGCTTAATGCTTCTCCGGTTGCCAATCCCGATACCATCTGCCTTGGTTCCTCAACTACATTGCTGGCCTTGCCTTTTGGTGGAATTCAGAGCGGTTATTACTACCGGTGGTACGATGGAAATACCCTTATTTCGGAACAGTCTGAAGTGAATGTTTCACCACTGGCTTCTACAGCCTATCGTCTCGAAGTCGGAGACGGAATGTCTTTGATTGAAAGAATAGTCCCTGTAACTGTTATCAACCTGCCGGCAATCAATCTTATAGCCCCGGGTGTGCCTCATGAGGATAATACCATTCTGGCCTGCGTTTTCGATACCATCAACATTACGCTTCCTTCAGAAGAGGTTTCATTTCTCTGGTCCGATGGTTCCACCGGCAATTTTATTCAACTGTGGACATCAGGTATTACTTTTGATTTCAGGCAATTATGGGTTATTGTCACTGACCTCTCTACCGGCTGTTTTTCAAGGGCGGAGGTCAATGTGCTGTTTAACTTCATAAATTGCTCCTATGGGATTGACGAAAGCGGAGATTTTAATGATGTTGTTGTATTTCCCAATCCGGCAAGGGAAACTGTCTGTATAAGAATTTTACCTTTTGTATCAGGAGATATTCAACTCCGGTTGTATGATATCCGGGGCAGACTGCTTGCTGCGCATAATTTCAGCGGTGAAAACAGCGATCCGGCCTGTTTTGGTCTTGAAGGATTTCCTGAAGGAATGTACCTGCTGAAAATCGGCACTGACACCGGATACTTTGTTAAGAAGTTGATTATAAACAGGTAA
- a CDS encoding T9SS type A sorting domain-containing protein, whose protein sequence is MNYLSYKGNRSGLFLTVVFAIAFYGYSWSQVPTIQDCLGAIPVCTGFYDQPLVPLGSGNYPDEINPNQSCPRSCMDGETNTIWYVISVQTSGMLRFVITPVNPNDDYDWAVYNLNDMECSDIYNNAAFMQESCNAAGGAGYHGSTGISSPNGGSSHCNGGGPTNKWNADLPVEGGDTYVLCISNWTASSSAGYTLDFGASTAGIYDDVAATIAFIDNEIGCAGATSLYFGFTENLRCLSVNPSDFLLVGPDGTEHTVTSVNGAGCQAGGEQEKFFTIEFYPPMYENGEYELRLIGNVVDLCSNNSLPHGKTFDVQLDPLPTVLAGPEDQMVPIGGTAVFHVETLGDTSFRWQYRPNPTAFWQYLTEVAPYSGTNTNTLTINPATFELGQYQYRCLVSGDCPPLTMSPAATLFVGDALAASASASPDEICYGGSTQLEVNAFGGNIQQPYTYEWSAPDGWSSTLQNPVVEPVQTTTYTVIVDDGFNPVSSQVTVIVHPLPVADAGADIQINHGTFTQLQGSAGVGMPPFDYQWQPADSLWNPAIQSPVTRKLNNSTLFSLVVTDANGCVSEEDQMMVTVVGGPLAVVPQAVPPVICMGDTVQLIALPSGGNYPHYFYSWKVGDTEISTGETVQLTPSGTTTYTLILNDLFNTIESQVTVEVNPLPEVNLIKPEYYIQGGYIQVCVYDTLILDAGNAGAQYLWSNGSTERYLETKTSGISFDFQEHSVRVTDPITGCINHGAAGVAFTFTACSYGVEDLKPEDFIIVYPNPARRNVTIALDGPAGFFDVTMTDLSGRVIMRSGISKTMPGISQTMLDLSDNSPGTYLLRITSKRGTVVTKLVIH, encoded by the coding sequence ATGAATTATCTTTCCTACAAGGGAAACAGGTCTGGTCTCTTTTTAACGGTTGTTTTTGCAATAGCTTTTTACGGTTACTCCTGGTCGCAGGTTCCTACCATTCAGGATTGCCTGGGGGCCATCCCGGTTTGCACCGGTTTCTATGATCAGCCACTGGTGCCGCTTGGCTCTGGAAATTATCCTGATGAAATCAACCCGAATCAAAGTTGTCCGCGCAGTTGTATGGATGGAGAGACCAATACCATTTGGTACGTGATTTCTGTCCAGACATCCGGAATGCTGCGTTTTGTAATCACTCCGGTTAACCCGAATGACGATTACGACTGGGCGGTTTATAACCTGAACGACATGGAGTGCAGCGATATATATAACAACGCGGCTTTCATGCAGGAGAGCTGTAATGCTGCCGGGGGGGCGGGTTATCACGGCTCGACCGGTATCAGCAGTCCCAATGGCGGGAGCTCACATTGTAACGGCGGCGGGCCTACCAATAAATGGAATGCCGACCTGCCCGTTGAGGGAGGAGATACCTATGTGTTATGTATAAGTAACTGGACAGCTTCTTCGTCGGCTGGTTATACCCTTGATTTTGGAGCTTCAACAGCAGGAATCTATGATGATGTTGCAGCAACCATTGCGTTTATTGATAATGAAATCGGATGTGCCGGAGCCACTTCGTTGTATTTTGGTTTTACCGAGAACCTGCGTTGTCTTTCGGTAAATCCTTCTGATTTCCTGCTTGTTGGTCCTGACGGAACCGAGCACACGGTGACCAGCGTCAACGGGGCAGGATGTCAGGCCGGTGGCGAGCAGGAGAAGTTCTTTACCATCGAGTTTTATCCGCCGATGTATGAAAACGGAGAATATGAACTGCGTTTGATCGGAAATGTGGTTGACCTCTGTTCGAATAATTCACTGCCGCACGGGAAGACCTTTGATGTTCAACTTGATCCGCTTCCAACCGTGCTGGCAGGCCCTGAGGATCAGATGGTGCCCATTGGCGGAACGGCTGTTTTTCATGTTGAAACGCTTGGAGATACCAGTTTCAGGTGGCAGTACCGGCCCAATCCGACCGCATTCTGGCAATATCTTACCGAAGTTGCCCCTTATTCCGGAACAAATACAAACACGCTGACCATCAATCCTGCTACATTTGAGCTTGGACAGTATCAGTACAGATGTCTCGTCAGCGGTGACTGCCCTCCTCTCACCATGTCGCCTGCTGCGACATTATTTGTGGGCGATGCTCTTGCAGCTTCAGCCTCTGCCAGCCCCGATGAAATCTGTTACGGAGGTTCCACCCAGCTCGAAGTAAATGCATTCGGCGGCAATATCCAGCAGCCCTACACTTACGAGTGGAGCGCACCGGACGGCTGGTCCTCAACGCTTCAGAATCCTGTAGTGGAGCCGGTTCAGACAACCACATACACGGTTATTGTGGACGACGGCTTCAATCCTGTCAGCTCACAGGTTACAGTTATAGTACATCCTTTACCGGTTGCAGATGCCGGGGCTGATATCCAGATTAATCACGGGACTTTTACCCAATTGCAGGGGAGTGCAGGGGTAGGAATGCCTCCTTTCGATTACCAGTGGCAACCGGCTGATTCGCTATGGAATCCGGCCATACAGAGCCCTGTTACCAGGAAACTGAACAACTCTACTTTGTTCAGCCTGGTTGTTACTGATGCAAATGGTTGTGTAAGCGAAGAGGATCAAATGATGGTTACTGTTGTAGGAGGCCCCCTGGCAGTTGTGCCTCAGGCAGTTCCCCCGGTTATCTGTATGGGTGATACGGTGCAATTAATCGCACTGCCCAGTGGCGGCAACTATCCGCATTATTTTTACAGCTGGAAAGTCGGTGATACGGAAATCTCAACCGGCGAAACCGTTCAGTTAACCCCTTCCGGAACTACAACCTACACATTGATCCTGAATGATTTGTTTAATACCATTGAAAGTCAGGTAACTGTTGAGGTTAATCCGCTTCCTGAAGTAAACCTGATTAAACCGGAATATTATATTCAGGGCGGGTATATTCAGGTTTGTGTTTACGATACCCTGATCCTGGATGCAGGCAACGCCGGCGCTCAGTACCTTTGGAGCAACGGATCCACGGAAAGATATCTTGAAACTAAGACCTCCGGAATAAGTTTTGACTTTCAGGAACATTCGGTGCGGGTGACCGACCCGATTACCGGATGCATCAACCATGGCGCTGCCGGGGTTGCATTTACTTTTACAGCCTGTTCCTATGGCGTTGAGGATCTGAAACCGGAGGATTTTATCATTGTGTATCCCAACCCGGCCCGCAGAAATGTAACCATAGCGCTGGACGGACCGGCCGGCTTCTTTGATGTCACCATGACCGATCTCAGCGGCCGTGTAATTATGCGCAGCGGAATCAGTAAAACCATGCCGGGTATCAGTCAAACTATGCTTGACTTGTCGGATAACAGCCCCGGAACCTATCTCCTCAGGATTACATCAAAAAGAGGTACTGTTGTCACGAAACTGGTTATTCACTAA
- a CDS encoding PKD domain-containing protein — MHKNQYSNRLFCIILLASPLMFISCIKEENNTLNHLPVARYTVNPARGENNTQFVFDATGVSDAEDLASQLQICWDWDNDGFYDTDFTTEKTSTHQYNATGIYFPLMLVRDTKGMKDSIRHMVVVVSDLSNQPPAMPAYITPPNWQSWMEPEVIFKWTCSDPENDEITFDLWTGRSAEAMFPAATGISEFNMENGRKVYQTTHAGFELKKTYYWQIYAKDVAGNYTAGPVWRFTTRPE; from the coding sequence ATGCACAAAAACCAATATTCCAACCGGCTGTTTTGCATTATTTTACTTGCTTCTCCGCTGATGTTTATAAGTTGCATCAAAGAAGAAAACAACACACTCAATCACCTCCCGGTAGCCCGCTATACCGTGAATCCGGCAAGGGGGGAAAACAATACGCAATTTGTATTTGATGCTACGGGTGTCTCCGATGCAGAAGACCTGGCAAGCCAGCTGCAGATATGCTGGGACTGGGACAATGACGGGTTTTATGACACGGATTTCACAACAGAAAAGACATCCACCCATCAATATAATGCCACAGGAATTTATTTCCCGCTGATGCTGGTTCGTGATACAAAGGGCATGAAAGACTCAATCAGGCACATGGTTGTAGTGGTCAGCGATCTGTCAAACCAGCCGCCGGCAATGCCTGCTTATATCACCCCGCCAAACTGGCAATCGTGGATGGAACCGGAGGTAATTTTCAAGTGGACATGCAGTGATCCCGAAAACGATGAAATAACCTTTGACCTCTGGACCGGCCGCAGCGCTGAGGCCATGTTCCCGGCAGCGACCGGAATTTCGGAATTCAATATGGAGAACGGACGAAAGGTTTATCAAACCACCCACGCAGGATTTGAGCTTAAAAAAACCTATTACTGGCAGATTTATGCAAAGGATGTTGCGGGCAATTATACCGCTGGTCCGGTTTGGCGCTTTACAACCCGCCCTGAATAA
- a CDS encoding DUF4369 domain-containing protein: MLLQAGYTAAAREFTISGCIGGTGNSGIYLYRFYGDLEIKTDSAKTTPEGCFTFHLNDSLPPGQYRLIFNGNRFLDLVFNHGDISFSTTLDHLIDSIRFTVSEENDLYYKYLKFRSKSRYRIRQLHKQLKSFPEDNPQYRNTRQEIMSLVKQENDFTQRLLNGRENYFAARLVQIDREPQPDPAWSQELRNRYVFSRFLGYLDYSDTLLLYTNAFSAEIISYLSVVTALWPQPDSTAYGFRLAAFNLLSASGNSEKMFGFIKSYLIRGFTRLGYIRLAEELDNTSYRDNCFTGALTTDASLHREMLTGKKIPAFSKLKGCTNQQTDGNDAGLLIILSAPGCIWDENMRHNVMQSLILSPYGKYRALTLTAEGTDIIPVNDKENICIRGKKEYAKIRRIAGHPRAPLLIVTDSGGTIEKTAGSWAALLNGSEL; this comes from the coding sequence ATGCTGCTACAGGCGGGATACACTGCCGCAGCAAGGGAATTCACGATCAGTGGTTGTATCGGAGGAACCGGAAACTCCGGAATTTACCTTTACCGCTTCTACGGAGATCTTGAAATAAAAACCGACTCTGCAAAAACAACTCCCGAAGGATGTTTTACCTTTCACTTGAATGATTCCCTGCCTCCGGGCCAATACCGTCTAATATTCAATGGCAACCGATTTCTTGACCTTGTTTTTAATCACGGGGATATCAGTTTCTCTACAACCCTGGACCACCTGATCGACAGCATCCGGTTTACCGTTTCCGAAGAAAATGACTTGTATTACAAATACCTGAAATTCAGGTCAAAAAGCAGATACCGTATCCGGCAATTGCATAAGCAGCTTAAGTCCTTTCCTGAGGATAACCCACAATACAGGAACACAAGACAGGAAATAATGAGCCTGGTGAAGCAGGAAAATGACTTTACCCAAAGGCTGCTCAACGGGCGGGAGAACTATTTTGCAGCAAGGCTGGTTCAGATCGACCGTGAACCCCAACCCGATCCCGCATGGTCGCAGGAGCTCCGAAACCGTTATGTTTTCAGCCGGTTTCTTGGCTACCTGGATTACAGCGATACCCTGCTGCTCTATACCAATGCCTTCTCAGCCGAGATCATTTCTTACCTCTCTGTTGTTACGGCCCTGTGGCCCCAACCCGACAGCACAGCATACGGATTCAGGCTCGCTGCTTTTAACCTGCTGTCAGCCTCAGGCAATTCGGAGAAAATGTTCGGTTTCATCAAAAGTTATCTTATCCGGGGATTTACCCGTCTGGGTTATATCCGGCTTGCGGAAGAGCTTGACAATACAAGTTACAGGGATAATTGCTTTACCGGAGCACTCACGACAGATGCCTCGTTGCACCGGGAAATGTTGACCGGAAAAAAAATTCCTGCATTCAGCAAGTTAAAGGGGTGCACAAATCAACAAACGGATGGAAATGACGCCGGCTTACTGATTATTCTTTCAGCTCCCGGTTGTATCTGGGATGAAAATATGAGACACAATGTCATGCAGTCACTGATACTGTCGCCATACGGCAAATACCGGGCGCTTACCCTGACCGCTGAAGGAACGGACATCATTCCTGTCAACGATAAGGAAAATATTTGCATCCGGGGTAAAAAGGAATATGCAAAAATCCGCCGCATCGCCGGACATCCCCGGGCTCCCCTGCTGATTGTAACGGATTCCGGAGGAACCATTGAAAAAACCGCCGGTTCATGGGCTGCACTGTTAAACGGGAGTGAACTATAA